TGAAACTTGGTGTTATGGATGGACTGATTTGTACCTAAGTGAGGAATCTGTATTGGGTACGTAATAGTATAGTTTTGTAGGTGGTTTCTTTAAACTTCACCATCCCTGATTAATAAGTGTTGCAAAGCAGAATTTTGTAATTCTTCTGTGTTGGTTTTCTCTCTTGGTTATGTACTGCCTGTTTTTGctgttttcaactttcaagcaaTTTTTTGTGCAATTTGAGGGATTTTGCTGATAACATGCCCCGGCAGGGATATTGGCTTCCTGTATTGGGTGGCTGATGCAAGCAGATGCAAGAGGTTGCTGGGGAGCGTGGAGGTTACCTTCATGGACGAGGCGGTACAGCTCTTTTTCCCCTGCTTTTGTGTGTCTGTGTTGCTTGCACTTCCCGCCTCACATGCTTCTTTAGTTTACTTCTTcccttttaaaagtttaaatatgcAGCCTTGGACAGTGATGATCTACTTTATCTCAAGGAGCAAATGGAAGCCGAGGAGGATGCAGAGCGCCTCCTGCGTCGCACTGAAAAACGGGCATTTGCTGCATTTAAGATATCCTTTTGTGGTCATTGCGACACATAACAATCCAtgttttcttcttcatcttggGTTGATTTGATACTGATTTTTATGTCCTACTACTACAAGTATCTTGTGTCACTCTTGAACGTATTGTTCTTAATGTTTGATTAGAGTCATCTTATTTTCTTAATGATGCTTGAAACTGTAAATCAGTAACTGGATCTGACTGTGAACTGGTAATGGGATATgtttaaggttttgggtgggttGAACCagatgattttgaaaaaactgACAAATACTATGATTATTATACATGAGGGCAAGCCTTGGCATAGCGGTAAAGTTGCGCCTTGGTGATCGGTTGGTCATGGGTTTGAATCCGGAAACAATCTCTTTGCATTTGCAAGGGTAAGCTGCGTACAATGACCCTCCTCCATACCTTCACATAGTGACGAGCCCTTTGGCACCTGGGTATGTTAGCTTTTATAGTATGATAGTAtatgaaaagtataaaatgtaTATGTTAAGTATATAAGTAGAAGTATgagataatatatttaaaaaatctataataatagaagcaatttatgaaaaatcaatgattacaaaattacaataaataaatgttactctgtataaatatttaatatgtgcTATAATAAACAGATTTCTATGTGTAAAATTATTCCTTGAACACATTTGAGTATAAAAGTATCCAagttttattccttttttaaaaatctcaaattattttcacgtgttaaacatatataatatataattaatataacggTTTACTTGTACTTCTAACAGCTGACCTCTAGCTTGGTGGTACGATGCTAGATGCATTAATTGTGTGGCACTGAGTTTGAATCCCTATCTGCATGTTTTTGGCTGTGGGCCCATTAAGCTTGCATTGATTCAACTGGTCAAACCCTGGCTGGTTCACATGTCAGTCCACAGGGTTAGATCGGTTCACAGCCAGTTTAGCATGTTCAGGGCTGGCTTTTAATGCTATTCAGGCTTGATTGGACTGTCCACTAGGCTGGTTCATGGTCAATCCAATCAAACTAGCCATTCTGGttcagttttaaaaattatgctgTGAATCTTGCATCCTACATTTGGTGAAGAAATTATGTAGGATTAGGAGTAGGATCTTTCTTTTAGCATGACTGAAGTATATACTTCAAGCTGTATGAGATATTGTTTTTAGTCTGGCAATttgattcaataaatttaaacagGTGTTACATTTTGAATATGGTTGTCTGATCCTAATAACATGTActgaattgatttatccaaaaTTTCCAAATGCAATCTAGGAATTTTTAACTTATTCATTTGCCCCTTTTCATAGTTTGTGAAAGCTCTGGTACTCATTTAAtacacatatatttattttggctgataaaaaaaaaaaaatagtttgtgaAAGCTATGTTAAATGTAGTGGTCAAGTTTTTCTGATACAATTGCTTGTGCTTAAGTTGTATGTATTCTTCTGTTTCCCCTTGACCAATGAATACAGAGCTGCAAGTTTAGCAGATTCTTCACCCACCTCAGTACCTCTGGCATTTCGGGTTGAGCCGAAACCCAAAAGTGGGATCAGGTAAATCTTCCAATCCCTCTTATCCCTCTATGCAATATGCATTTCCTTGTCTTTTTCTGGCTTCAGTGTTGCTGAtagtatttttgtatttttgttataGGCAGCAAGATTTGCTGAAGAAAGTCGTTGAGATTAAACCTAAGCGGCCAAGATGTGATAGCAATCAGTCAACCCCTGCTAGTAATGCTCCTGTTACAAATCGTAAGCCTTATCACGATTCTTCAAAAGAGAAAGAGCAGTCTTTACCGGGAACAAAGAAAGTGGAGGAACAATCTTTGTCTGGATCAAAGAAAGCAAAGGAACATGCTTCATTAGGGTCACAAGAAGCCGAAGCTAAGCCTAAGGTTGAAAGCTCTGGTGGGGGATTACTGGGCCTGGCATATGATAGTTCTGATGATGAATGACTGGCAATTGCAGTTTGATGGCAGATCAGTTCTTTCCATCATTGTCTTTGTAGGTTGTAGTTTTAGTACAGAATGCTTGATTTAATCAGAGAAAGTATTAAAAATTGTAGTGTTTAGGTATAAAAAGTTCCTTGTATGAAGGGtgggaaaagaaaatgaagtatTAGCCCATTACTATACAACTAGATCCAAGATACAGTTTTGTATGCGATCATCGAATTTTAATGTGCCAGTTTTGTTAATTCTTGAAGTATGTTGGGGGTTCATGGAGGACTTACATATTCGGAACCCATATATATTATGGTCGTGGCTTGTAGCATAGATAACTCGAtgcaaaatttaacattaacATTGACAAACGCGAGTACGTAGTTTCCTACGGCCAAAATATCAGTTATGATTTCCAAGATTTTTAAGTTCtatttttgttgtcatcattgaatgataataataaataaacctgCATCCTAGCCTCGGAAATTACAGTTGAGTCAAATTCAGTATGGAACAACTTTATTCCCAAACTCTTCACAATAAAAATGATCACACTTGAGTTTCtttgtgatatttgttacctctTCGACCTATCTCTTGGCTAGCGTGCCTTATTTTGTGTTTCCACCTCATCCTTGGTTTTGTGATATGAAGTTGATTGAAATTGTTGTCATGCCTTATTCTGGTCCAGTGttttacaaaacaaaaccaaTGTGGTTACAAAAGAGGCAGGGAAAACTATATATACAATCCCAAAAAATTTCACTAACGCCAAAAATTTCTGGTTTAAGTGAATTTCTGATCTGCAGTTTCCTCAAAAGGCAATTTCACTTCAGTCCAAATTTTCTTGCTTAAGTGAATTTTGCTACGATTTTTCACTTCAAGTTTTATCATTTCTCTCTTCAAGTTGTCTTTAAATCCAATTCAAACTCCTACAAAAATAATTCATCAATAAACAAGTGTAACCTATCAAAATGATGAACTAAAGTGTAAAATTACATattcaaaaatttataatttaaaagacCCAAACAAAATCCTAAACAATAGATAAGATGAGATAATTGTCTAAATTTAGATATGTCAAATAAGTTCTTGGGTCAATTATCATTAGATATCCAACGGATacaataatagaaattaaagggGTTACATGTGCATGTATGAGGGTGGAAGAAAATCGTTTAGGGTGGAATGGAATTTTCTTAAAGTACCGATATGAGAACCATTATTATAACGTTGTACCTTAAAACTcatatatcaataataaatttttattagttcaccatttaaaattttgtacaccggtaatatataaaaaatttaactgttgaattatttaaaaaaagagatGAACGATGTGTAATACAATTAGGAAAGGGCAATTACTTACAAGTTACAGGTCTTAAATAGCTCTTTCCTAAATAAATTCTCGCTCACATGAAGGAGAAAAGGGAGATGATGATACTAAATTTTAACGagaaaaattttgttaaacaaaaaaatcagaaCCAAAAGTAAATATGGGGTGGTGGCGCAGTTGGCTAGCGCGTAGGTCTCATAGCTTCTGAGTTATCCTGAGGTCGAGAGTTCGAGCCTCTCTCACCCcatttttgctttttgagaCATGTATtcatcaagaataaaaaaaaaaaaaaatctaacagaTAGAAATATACATGTcacataaaatataaacttttttttatagttaaaataaaactttgttGAGATTTAGGCTTTGGTTAGTATGGATGAAAGTGAGAGGATATATTGAAGAAGGAAAACTCTCAATTTTCTCTTCTCtaccaaataatataaaatctcatttatttgtaactcattttctttctttttttctacatTAGATATCTGgaaatgtataatatatatcCTATTTTATCCATTTTGTGAGAACCAAGTAAATTGGTACCTTTCATATGTAGGAAGCAAACAAAATGTCAAAATCCATGAGAAAACTAAATGCAGGGTCGGCAGCAGCAAGTGAGTACAGTTACGAAATTGTCAGATTTTGCTGCATATAATGAAAGTTGAGTTTGAATGCGATTGATGGAGATCGTGACAAAACTAAAGTGTTGTGGATTACTAAGTCAAAAATTATTTCATCTTAAATGGGTGCAAATTGCAATAAtcaatttgtttgtttgtttggtttATCATCTCACACATGTGGTTGCTGCTAGTCTGGCcttctgatttttattttttaagctaAAACTTGAGTTTCATTTTTGGGTAATTTGGAAGTAGGATATGTATTTCTACCATAAAATTTAGCTGAAGTTTAGTGATTCTCCCTGTGTCTTACACAGAAGCGAGTTTTTCtataatcttaattaatttttaatataaaaatattatatttaaataagttttgaaaaaaagaatttttagtgtaaaaagttataaatggTCTTCCCATcacaattcaaacaacaatttataattaaataacagtgtaaaatgatcattttacACTGTACATAGAATCATAAGTTTTTAtcttatgaatattttaaaagttgaatttaatttaggattttttttttgtttttcttatatttttttagatttgagTTTCAAATATTTGAGTTTCTTGGAGAACTCATTGAAAATAAATGCGGAAAATCATATCCAAGGTATATAAAACCAAACACACTATTACTTCATAGTATTTAGTTTCGTGTCTGAGAAGACTTAAACTATGATTTAGGTAAAATTTgtcttttaattagtttttgttaaaaactaTAGTTAGAGAATTTCAAACGAAAGATAAAACACACCATTCTAATATACAGGgtgatttaatttcttttgtttcttgttaaatttgaaatttgaattttgactaTGCATGCACTTGATCAAATCAATGGGGTTGGATATATATAAGATCGTTTGATAAATTAATGGTTCATCGACACTCCCACGCTCCGTGGAAGATATGAAAATTAACTTTCTGTTATTTGTTGCAAACATATATACCCTGAACACCAGTCATAAGAAACCAGTTCAAAGAAATTATAAGTAGTATCTGCAGACACACAAACTCAGGTACAATGCACCAATATTTAGTCTTAGTTTGCATACGACAATTAATTGTCCGTGACTTAATTGTTTATGCTGACTTCTTTTTGTGTGTACAAAAGGagtgtctatatatatgtttagaaaAATGTTACATGGATATCCCTATCACCTATTGAACatctagaaagagaaaaaaaatatagatttgatgtaatttatgatatgacaaaacaaaagagataaaaagaaataagaatcaTTGATAGgatatttaaaatgataagatattacatatttataaatctgatataaaattatttaatatttttaccaatatgtgtattttatttttaaaatgtgtaCCTGTTTCACATGATCCATATTGATTTGGTAGCAACTCTTGTCATTGAGCTAACAAAACagtctatttttatttgttctcaacggaaagaaaacaaaagataaatcatactatacaaattaaagaaaataaaacatgattCCGGCTTATAAGTGTGTCATTAAACTATTATAGTGGAGTATAGGAATAGGACAGACATATATAGCATTACACTACTTGCTAAAGGTCTAAACTAAAGATGAAGCCACCTTAATTAAGATATTGCCAATTAGATTGCAAACCAAGTATGTTAAAGGAAATCAGATTGACATAAACTTGACATGAAGAGTTCAAGCTAAATTTGACATAAACTTGAgaatttatatatgtgtgtgtgtaatcCAACATATATAAAGAGTTCAAGCTATATTTGACATAAACTTGAGAATTTATATTCTTATACTCTTATACTAATAGTAACATTATTTGATGATTAGCCACATATACTCCCCCTCACCACAATTTCCTGAGTACGTATATGTGGCTtttgtcaaaataaatttagtaaTTGGGAACACCGGAAACTCAAGTGAatcttataaagaaaaatgaatggaCTTTGATTGGAACCTTTGTCCTTTTTTTCGACAATAACCTTTATCCTTAAATTTATACGAATTGATAATAGAAAGCATACAACAGTtcccttaaaatattttattcgaCCCCCTCTCTCGTTCTCTTCGTTAGATGAAAGCATTCGTCACATTCTAGAAGCTAATAATTTAacttaataataatgaat
The Glycine max cultivar Williams 82 chromosome 16, Glycine_max_v4.0, whole genome shotgun sequence genome window above contains:
- the LOC100807454 gene encoding uncharacterized protein isoform X1, whose translation is MAGREVREYTNLSDPKDKKWGKGKDKIDDEDITFQRMVAKMQEVAGERGGYLHGRGALDSDDLLYLKEQMEAEEDAERLLRRTEKRAFAAFKRAASLADSSPTSVPLAFRVEPKPKSGIRQQDLLKKVVEIKPKRPRCDSNQSTPASNAPVTNRKPYHDSSKEKEQSLPGTKKVEEQSLSGSKKAKEHASLGSQEAEAKPKVESSGGGLLGLAYDSSDDE
- the LOC100807454 gene encoding uncharacterized protein isoform X2, which gives rise to MQEVAGERGGYLHGRGALDSDDLLYLKEQMEAEEDAERLLRRTEKRAFAAFKRAASLADSSPTSVPLAFRVEPKPKSGIRQQDLLKKVVEIKPKRPRCDSNQSTPASNAPVTNRKPYHDSSKEKEQSLPGTKKVEEQSLSGSKKAKEHASLGSQEAEAKPKVESSGGGLLGLAYDSSDDE